The following is a genomic window from Candidatus Alcyoniella australis.
AACGAGCGCGGCATTGCCTCAGTCCTCCGAGCCGTCGGCGTCGAACGCCGGATGACGTTGGCGGCCGGGCCGGGTGGTTGCGCTGTGGTCTTTGGGAGGCTGGATCGTGCGGATTTGGTCGAGGCGGCCCAGCAGTTCAAGACGGCGGTAGATCAGCGCCCAGGCGCATTCGTTTTCCGGATCGACCTCGCAGCGGCCGTGGTCCGCGCCGCCGCACGGTCCGTTGAGCTGACCCTTGGGGCACAGGGTGTGCGGGCAGATGCCGCCGGTCAGATCCAGGATGCACTCGCAACAGGCCGAGCAGCGCTGGGACCATTGCCCCTCGGCATCGGACGCGCCGATAAAGCGCGTGTCCAGAGCCGGCAGCACCAGCCGTCCTTCGAAATGTTCGGCCAACAGCTGCACTCCCGCGCCGCAGGCCATGGAGAGCAGCGCGTCGTAATTGTGCACGTGGGGCGCGAGCTGATCCAGATATTCGTGGTCGCACTGACGGGTGAGGGTGATCTCGTCGATGGTGCGCCGCAGGCCGCCGAGCTTGCCGCGCATGCGCAGCTGCTCGGCCAGCAATTGCACCTCTTTCTCGCCGCCGGCCATGCAGACCGCCACGCAGGTGCCGCAGCCCACGACCAGAATTTGCTCGCAACCCTCAAGCATCTGCTCGATTCGTTCCAGGCTCTTGCGCTGGGCAACTATCATTCATCCCCCTCTGCGGCGCGGATCAGTACACCCGCGCGGCACTGGGGTAGCGCCGGATGCGCGTCCCGGGGTTGCTCCAACGCGCTCCCCGCATCCTGCTGTGCGCTTGAGCGCAGTGGATTGGGCCCCAGCTCGCGCGCCCGGGCGGTCATTTGGTCGGCGCAACGGGCGAAGAGCGGGCCGTCGCTGGCCGGGATGTGAAAGAACTCCAGCCGCTCGGGCTCGAGCCCCAGTTCGGCGATCAGGCGTTTGGCGTGCTGCACAGCGCGCTTGCCGCGCACGTTGCCCTCCAGAAAGTGGCATTCGCCCTGGGCGCAACCGGCAACGAACACCGCGTCCGCGCCGCGCTCGAACGCGCGCAGCAGCAGGATCGGATCGACCTTGCCGCTGCACATCAGCTTGACCACGCGTACGTTGGGCGAGTACTCCAGCCGTAGCGAACCCGCGAGGTCCGCGGCGGTGTAAGCGCAGTACGTACAGCACAGCGCCAGCACTTTGGGCTCGAATTTTCGCTCGCTCAACTCCCCTCCCAACAGGTTGCGCAGGCCGCGTCGCCCAGCAGCGCGTCCACCTCGGGCAGCAGCTGCCCGTCGGCAAAGTGGCGGGTGACGATCGCCTTGCGCGGGCAGCTCGCGGCGCAGATGCCGCAGCCCTGACAGCTCGCAGGCTCGATAAAGGCCGCGCCGTGCTCGTCGATCAGCGGCACCTCGTAAGGGCACACCCGCACACAGGTCAGGCACGCGACACAACGCGACTGATCGACCTCGGAGATCACACCCGAACGATGGAGGTACGGTTGCGAGATGATCGTCGCGGCTCGCGCGGCCGCCGCCTTGGCCTGAATAATCGATTCTGCCATGGACTTCGGCGCGTGCGCCAGACCCGCGAGGAAGATCCCCTCGCTACTGAAGTCCAGCGGACGCAGCTTGAGGTGCGCCTCCATATAGAAGCCGTCGGCACCCCGCGGCACCTTGAGCAGTTGCGAGAGCTGCGCGGCGTCAGGCTGCGGCCGGATTGCCGCCGAGAGCACCAGCCAATCGGGCCGCAGTTCGATGTCCGCACCCAGGGCTTCGTCGCGCACGCGCAGCCGCAGGCCCTCGGGCCGCACCTCGATCTGTGGTTTGTGCTGCGGGTCGAAGCGCACGAAGACAACGCCGATCTCCCGCGCCTTGCGGTAGTAGACCTCGTCGAAGCCGTAGGTGCGGATGTCGCGATAGAGGATGTAGACCCGCGCCGCCGGGTTGGCCTCCTTGAT
Proteins encoded in this region:
- a CDS encoding methylenetetrahydrofolate reductase C-terminal domain-containing protein, encoding MIVAQRKSLERIEQMLEGCEQILVVGCGTCVAVCMAGGEKEVQLLAEQLRMRGKLGGLRRTIDEITLTRQCDHEYLDQLAPHVHNYDALLSMACGAGVQLLAEHFEGRLVLPALDTRFIGASDAEGQWSQRCSACCECILDLTGGICPHTLCPKGQLNGPCGGADHGRCEVDPENECAWALIYRRLELLGRLDQIRTIQPPKDHSATTRPGRQRHPAFDADGSED
- a CDS encoding hydrogenase iron-sulfur subunit, producing the protein MSERKFEPKVLALCCTYCAYTAADLAGSLRLEYSPNVRVVKLMCSGKVDPILLLRAFERGADAVFVAGCAQGECHFLEGNVRGKRAVQHAKRLIAELGLEPERLEFFHIPASDGPLFARCADQMTARARELGPNPLRSSAQQDAGSALEQPRDAHPALPQCRAGVLIRAAEGDE